The genomic DNA tatgtctggtgggtttttaccttgcttctgcatctgctgtgtgtttttctgtcttctcattttgcttatcttactgtgtttggggtctcctttttgcaggctgcatgttcatagttcccattgtttttggtgtctgtcgccagtggctaaggttggttcagtgggttgtgtaggttttctggtggagaggactagtgcctgtgttgtggtggatgaggccggatcttgtctttctggtcggCACGTCCacatctgttggtgtgttttggggtgtctgtgcccttattatgattttaggcagcctctctgctaatgggtggggttgtgttcctgttttgctagttgtttggcatagggtgtccagcactgtagcttgctggtcgttgagtgaagctgggtcttggtattgagatggagatctctgggagattttcgccatttgatattacgtggagctgggaggtctctcgtGGAGCcttgtcctgaagttggctctcccaccttagaggcacagcactgactccactggagcaccaagagcctttcatccacacggctcagaataaaagggagaaaaaatagaaagaggataaaataaaataaagtaagataaaagaaaataattaaaataaaaaataattcttagggaaaataagattttttaagtaaaaaataaaatataatggacGGAcaaaccctaagacaaatggtgaaagcaaaactatgcagacaaaatctcacacagaagcatacacatacacactcacaaaaagcggaaaagggaaagaaaaaatctatcttgctcccaaagtccacctcctcattttgggatgattccttgtctattcaggtattccgcagattcagggtacatcaagttgattgtggaggaaTAATCCGCTGTTCCTaaggttgttgggaggatttccctttctcttctttgtttgcacagctcctgggtttcacctttggatttggccccacctctgcgtgtaggtcgcctgagggcgtctgttctttgctcggacaggatggggttaaaggagcagctcattcgggggctctggctcactcaggcctagGGGAGGGTGGGGTTtggatgtggggcaagcctgtggtggcagaggccagcgtgacgttgcaccagcctgaggcgcaccatgtgttctcccagggaagttgtccctggatcatgggaccctggcagtggcgggctgcacaggctcccgggaggggaggtgtggagagtgacctgtgcctgcacacaggcttcttggtggcggcagcaacaaccttagcgtctcatgcccgtctctagaGTCTGTGCTGAAAACCGCGGCTTGTGCCAGTCTCAGGaggtcctttaagcagcgctcttaatcccctctcctcgcgcaccaggaaacaaagagggcagaaaaagtctcttgcctcttgggcaggtccagacttccccccccccccccgccccggactccctcccggctagccgtggtgcactaaccccttcaggctgtgttcacgccaccagtcctctccctgcgctctgaacgaagcctgagcctcagctctcagcccccgcctgccccggtgggtgagcagacaagcctctcgggctggtgagtgctggtcggcatcGATCCTCTGtatgggaatctctccgctttgccctccgcacccctgttgctgcgctctccacCGTGGCTCCAAAGcattccccctccgccacctgcactctccaccagtgaagggacttcctagtgtgtggaaacatttcctccttctcacctccctcctgctggtgcaggtcccatccctattcttttgtctctgtttattctttttccttttgccctacccaggtacatggggagtttcttgccttttgggaggtctgaggtcttctgccagtgttcagtgggtgttttataggagcagttccacgtgtagatgtatttcttatgtatctgtggggaggaaggtgatctccacgtcttagtcttccgccatcttcctcaacctcctgggttttcttttgtatGGTGTTGGAGCAAAGGGATTTTTTTCTGGGGCAAATAGATCTAtcagtgttgggttttttttccccctgaatggTGAATCAGCTACAGATACTTGTAATTTATCTGCTTTTGAGATCCTTTTTTGCTGTATAATTTCAGTTTTACCATTATTTTggtgaataaataattttacatatatttattgaatacctgctaTATACAAAGCATTGTACTTATATACACAAATAACTACAGTATAAGGCAGTTTGCTGTAAGTGTTATGAGCTCTGTAGGATTTTAGATAATGGAGAAAGCATTTTTGAGTGGATGATCAGGGGCGATTTCATGGAGGCAGGAGCATTTGACTAATGCACATAGCTTATAAATGAATATTAACATGGCAGTCAATGTGAGTTAGGAATCCTGAAATGACAGCTCTCCCACTGCCAaagattttatctttataaacTGGGAAAATCATTCCAATACTAGTAAGTGGTTAATATCTAAACATTCCCATAAATACTAATTTAAGGTAAATATTTGTACTTTTATGAATACATAATTTGCATATGATTGATAATTGCTGCTTTTGTTTTTAGGCTATGAATATTGTGGTTCCCTTCATGTTTAAATATGCTGTAGACAGCCTCAACCAGATGTCGGGAAACATGCTGAACCTGAGTGATGCACCAAATACAGTTGCAACCATGGCAACGGCAGTTCTCATTGGCTGTATGTTGGTTCTTTAATCTGTCTACAGGTGTTGACTTTCTTCAAGAGGGTTTCATCATATTTGAGCATATGACCTTTTCACCACAAACACAACTTAGCATTTTGGATGTTTGTtttatgtgagattttttgtttgatgtgtggtttttaaaaaattctttgtatGATATACTTTCCAAAAATTCTGTAATAAAAGTCTCATTTTCTAAGTTCTAGAAAACAATAACATGAAGTAAGACATTAAATTCATAACAACCGCTTCTAATAGTTAGGCTCCTTATAAGGTATTTTTTTAGTCAGGCTAGTTATTTTCTTGCTGTTGTTGTTAGCCGTTGAATAGGAAATTGCTACATAATGATATACCTGTATTAATGTgttattaaattatattcaatagCCATGACACAAATCTACAATTTGTAAAGAACAGAATATAGTGCTTTGTGTCCCCATGCAGTAGAAAGGATACTTTATGAAACTCAGACCTGAGTTGGGGCATGCTTAGTCAAAGCACTTGGATTTTTCAGGATCTCGATTTTATCATTTGTTATTTGGGGGAATTGAATTAGATCACAAAACCTCAACAGATACTGTACATTTATCCACAATAAGGCCTTATGGGCTGCTGTTACttggaaaaatctttcaacatttGGAATCTTATgggaaaaaataacaatgaaaagttTTCATGGTGGTGGAAAGATTGATACTCAGTAGGCTAGATATTTTCTAGGTTTCTTTTAGTGTAAGTATTCTGTGATATAGTCATTCATTGTACAAACATTTTCTGAGCCCTTGACGTTTTTATACTCCAACGATTCTAATATTTTTACACCCCACTTTTTCTTGATTGTATTGCTAGATGGTGTATCAAGAGCTGGAGCTGCCTTTTTTAATGAAGTTCGAAATGCAGTATTTGGCAAGGTAGCACAAAATTCAATCCGAAGAATAGCCAAAAatgtctttctccatcttcacaaCCTGGATCTCGCTTTCCACCTGAACAGACAGACAGGAGCTTTGTCAAAGGCTATTGACAGAGGGACAAGGGGTATCAGTTTTGTCCTGAGTGCTTTAGTGTTTAATCTTCTTCCCATCATGTTTGAGGTGACCCTTGTCAGTGGTGTTTTGGtaagtaaaacatttttcatgACAAGCTTTTATCTTACATTCTTGTTAGTAGCTATTTAGTACTTGAAGCTTTTGTACTATTGCATGCTTATGATTTGAAAGCAAAATCCCATGGTGCCAGAAGGGTTATAcagtttgtttaattatttttccacAAGCTTCAAGGGACTGTGTCCAAAGTCTTGATCATGTTATTATTGTAAAGAGCTGTTCAGTTCTACACATAGGTCAGTCATTTAGCTAGTGGTTGCAGTTTTTTTGTTAACAGACATTATGGTATATGGCTTTGGACTGGTATGCTCAGATTATCTAGGTTTCTTTCTATTCACCATTTGTAGCATTTTAGgcaatttcatattttataattaaaagtatGCATATAACTTAAAGTTGATTTTCTAAGGTATTTGTTTCCTCACTCAGTTTTTCATATATACAACTTTATaccaacatattttttaattaaaatctttgcGATTTGCTAATGTATATTATAAACTATTTGGCAAGAGCAATGActgtttctcatttcttcttttgcctTCTCCAGTATTATAGATGTGGTGCCCAATTTGCACTGGTGACCCTTGGGACACTTGGTGCATACACAGCATTCACAGTTGCTGTCACACGGTGGAGGTAAGGTATCCCCCAGAGGTCAGTCAAGGTTCAGAAATTAGTTATGCTTCTGTAGCAAACATTCCATGCCTATGCAAATCTTTGTCTTACAGAACTAGATTTAGAATAGAGATGAACAAAGCAGATAATGATGCAGGTAACGCTGCCATAGACTCGCTGCTGAATTATGAAACTGTGAAggtaatatgtttaattttactttcctcttcctttcacaCCACACTAAGGTTTGTTCTGCCATTTAATTGAATAGGTGCTGTAAGTTAGAGCTGCAGATTAGTATAGGATCTCTAGGTATGATGAAATAATtgtactttattgtttttcttttgtttagaaaTTGCCCTTTCTACCACATTTTTTGTGTGGCACCATCGGAATTTTACCTTCTGAATTAATTTATAAGTAGTGACAGTATGGTTAGCATCTTGATTCAGAATGCACACTAAGTTCTTGACTCTATCCCTCATACTGCCTAGCATAGTGTTTTTCACTAATTCATTTCATAATTCATTCATAATTCATTTCACTActtcatttatctgttcatttttccatttaacaaatattactgAATGCCTCTTGTGTGCAAAGCGCTATGCTAAGTCCTGTAATGGGGGAGGGTGGTAAAAACAATGATTACTGTTTGATCCTTGCCTCCCCAGAATTTGCTAAGCACTGGGAGAGTTAAAGTAAAGTATGCAAGTGGCTACATGAGAAAGGTGTAATGTGGTGGGGGCAATGAGAATTGTCAATTCAGAGTCCCAGAGGATCAAGGCAAGGCTTTGTGAAGGAAGTGCCATTGACAGCTTTTTTAGATCTGGGTTTAAATTAactaggcattcagtaaatgtttggggGATGAATTTTATGGACTTTTCAAATACTGTCCATTGTGGAAAACTGCAGGAGTACCATAGTCCAATATATGGaaagtcagtttttaaaatggtgTATGCAGTACAAAATTGTATCCATGAAAAGGATTCTAATCACTTAAGAGATTAAATTCCAATTATAGTTGTATGTAGTtactatttttatgtattttgtagtattttaataatgaaaattatgAAGCACAAAGATATGATGGATTTTTGAAGACATATGAGACTGCTTCATTGAAAAGTACCTCTACTCTGGCTATGCTGAACTTTGGTCAAAGTGCTATTTTCAGTGTTGGTTTAACAGCCATAATGGTGCTCGCCAGTCAGGGAATTGTGGCAGGTAATGGATATGTGGTTTTCACATTAGTCTATGTTTTACTTAACCTTTATaaagattaatgaaataaatgtgtatattagTCTCATAAAGCATATTCAATAAGGTGCTATAACATCCTTGGAGTACTTTCATTTTTGCATCAGAATATGTTTTCTTGATTACATGATGatgttttttttactttcctttgtttAACACTACAAGTTTAGCACTGGTTCTCTCATTGATTGGGATTACTGTTTGTGGGGCTACAACCTGATTCTTTTCGGAGTAACTTTCTTTTTAGCATCTgatatttctaatttctcttgtagACCTGGAAAGAAATGTAATTAATTTAGTATTTAGTCCAAAGGACTAAAATGCAAGCAGTCATATAAAAATTACTAGtaaccttttaatttttctattagtTGTTCATTGCAAAACATTGCAAAAGTAAATAATATCTGTGCCTCTTTTCTGTAACCTGCTTGCTTAGTTaggatttattcattcactgagaCCTTAATACATGGTTTATCAATTCCCAATCATGATATCCATTTGctccaattttttaatttatactttaaaaaacttcTATTTTACATTACAAGGAACTTTcttaggaagaaaggagagatttTCAGCCTTCCGTTTCTTTCCTCACTTAAGCCATTCTCTTTTACTTATATATTATGTGTCGTGTATGGGTGGGCTTTTGCCATTCCAGTTAGCATATATCTAGTTCCCTATTTTCCTAAATCATGGATTAAAATGCTTTGGAATTTGAGTAGGCCTAAGAGTTGCTGATTATGTACATTTTGAACTGTATTCCACAGTAGTAAACTGTAAACTTTTCTATCTTAAACTGGAAAGTTCATaacatctaaatttttttttctaccaacTGCATATTAAGGTACCCTTACTGTTGGAGATTTAGTAATGGTGAATGGACTGCTTTTTCAGCTTTCATTGCCCCTTAACTTTCTGGGAACTGTATACAGAGAAACTAGACAAGCACTTATAGATATGAACACCTTGTTTACTCTACTCAAGGTAGACACCCGAATTAAAGTAAGTAACCTATTTAGTacctttttaaaagcatataagCATCATCTCATTAATGGTATTATTCCGGGGGAATATTTTTACATTACCATATTAGCAAACTAATTTCTCTTTTGCAGGAATTGGGACTATCATGTGTATTAAAAGGCTGTTATAGCTTTTACTTCTGTGTTTAGAAACCTTACAGTATTAGCAAAGAATATTATACCTAGAAGCTAAATTTTGTTAACTTCTATATTTGTACTTGCACCTGATTTACTTTTGCtaataatgatataaaatgtGATTGCCTCTCCTCACATTGTCAACCTCCTTTCTCCCCTGCCCACCATCCCTCTTTACCCCCAAAACAAATTTATCAGAAATCAAAGCATTCGGGATTTTTACCCTTAACAGTGAAgagtgaaaaaacatttttaaaagcatgcttAGAAGTGGTCTAACTCCACTTATAaacctcctcctttccctttattttcctttttctctctgtgaaTTAGAAAATTGCATAGCTGTACTCTAGGAGGTGTGTAaagtggctttttcttttctcttccctgctAGGACAAAGCGATGGCATCTCCCCTTCAGATCACACCACAGACAGCTACGGTGGCCTTTGATAATGTGCATTTTGAATACATTGAGGGACAGAAAGTCCTTAGTGGAATATCTTTTGAAGTTCCTGCAGGAAAGAAAGTGGCCATTGTAGGAGGTAGTGGGTCAGGGTAGGTAATTTAGTTCTTTATAAAATTCTGCATTGTTGATTGCTGACTCCCATTGTAATATTTTTTTATGTGTCATAATAAAATGATGACTGTGGTTTAAAATAGGGGCTCCCTAATGCCAGTTGGAGCTACATAACCTTTCATTGTCTCCTATTTCAGGAAAAGCACAATAGTGAGGCTGTTGTTTCGCTTCTATGAGCCTCAAAAGGGTAACATTTACCTTGCTGGTCAAAATATACAAGATGTGAGCCTGGAAAGCCTTCGGAGGGCAGTAGGAGTGGTACCtcaggtatttaaaaaaagaaaaaacttatttGGGGGAAGGTATATTGGGTTGGTGGATCTTTTACTAGAATCATTTGAATCCAGAGAGTCAGTATATGCTAATTAAGTTGGAAGTGTTAGGCCCTACAGGCCATATTCTgttaccaaaaagacaaaaaaacatgAATTCAAAAATCTTCATgatgggaagatttttttaagcCTTAGGAAGATAGCATAACATAGAGGAAAGAGCCCAGACTGGAGTCAAATAGAACAGAATTGTAAGCTCAGCTCTAACCCATATACATTGTATGGCCTTgggcctgagtttcctcatctgtaaaataaggataccGTTTTCTTGTAGGACAGAATTATTATGGAGTAGAGATAATATGTGTAAAGTACCAAGTACAATGTCCATCACATAATTGTTCAGTAAAtgaaaactattattttaattttgagcaGTTTTTGGCagagtaaatttataaaaattacaaagcagTCTGGCTGCCAACTTCAAGTTGCTATGCCTTGTTCCCACAGTACCAAGCACAGTGCCCGACCCATAGTGAGCATTTAACAAGTATTTGCTGAGTGACTTTAGGGGGAAACATAAGTTCAGAGTAAGATCTGAGAAGGTAAGAAGGAGGTAGCCTTACAGGATGTGAGTTTTTCTTATACTGAAAGCCAATAGAGAGACCTGGGAGTTAGTTGCAGCCTAGAATCAGAACCAAATCCCTGGGAGAACTGTAAGAAAAGGATCAGACAGTTCCTTTTATGTAGCTTGTAAAAGGTCATCAAGTGATCTAACACATGCCACTCTGCCCTGTCCTCTCTTTCACTGAGAATCCCAAATTTAGTGTTCATGAGTCACTTAGGGAGATTATCGAAATTCCAACTCTCTTTCACACACCTTGGTTCTGGTTTAGGAGGGCAGTGGGGGCCCCAGAAACCTGCATTTTTGAATATGCCTTCTAGGTGATTTAGGTGATTCATAGACTATATGTTGAAAAACACTGACCTAAACCATATATGAAGTGAACTGAATTCTGGGCTGTTCCTGCTTAGGGCTCAGTGTCCTCATCCATTCTCTTGGGCTGTATAATAATTACCCTCAtcgttttgaaaaataaaatgttttattcactaaggaaaaatatacatggtcaataaatgaaagaaaagatactCATCCTCATTAAAAGTCTTAGTAATTAAATCAACAATGGGATACCATTTATCACCTATTAAACTGCTGAGGATTTTAAAACTCATAGTATTTAGTTTGGGCAAGGCTGTGTGAAATGGATAGTCTGTTTTGCTGGAGGAAGCATACAACTTTCCTGATGAACAAATTGGCAGTATGTAGCAAGagtctgaaaaatatttataccCTTTATTACAGTAATTCTGCCTCTAGGAAGTTTTAGTAAGGAAATAAACAGGGAAGTGAACAGATTTTTCTATGCTAAACAGTTCATTATAGTGTTATTTATACCAGCACAAGTTGGAAACACTATAAAATCCAGTATTAAGTAGATGATTAAATTATCAGCATAGGATCAAATGTCATACAGtcatttttaaatatcatgtTTGTAAAGAGTATTGAGTGTCATAGATAAATGCTCAGATACAAAGTTTGTTGAAAAAGAAGTTACCAAACAAAATGTAATATCTCAGTTTTATAATACTAAATGAATACattataacagaaaaaatattggagaaaataCAGCAACATGTTAATAGTAGTTATTGCTGGATGGTGGGATTATggattatttacttaatttttgttttaccttatattttctatttccctttttttaatatctttattggagtataattgctttacaagggtgtgttactttctgctgtatcaaaaagtgaatcagctacacatatacatatatcaccatatttcCTTCCTCTGCGTCTctctcgcaccctccctatcccaccactctaggtggacacaaaccACCGAGcatatctccctgtgctatgtggctgcttcccactagctagctattttacggttggtagtgtatatatgtccatgccactgtctcacttcgtcccagcttacgcttccccctccctgtgtcctcaagtccattctcaatgtctgcatctttattcctgtcctgtacctaggttcttcacaaccttttttttcttttagattccatatatatgtgttagcatatggtatttgtttttctctttctgacatacttcactctgtatgaacacactctaggtccattcacctcactacaaataactcaattttgtttccttttatggctgagtaatattccattgtatatatgtgccacatttctATGTCCATTCAACATaagacacttatgttgcttccatctcctggctattataaatagagctgcaatgaatattgtgttccatgactctttttgaattatggttttctcagggtatatgcccaatagggggattgctggctcgtatggtagttctatttttagtttcttaaggaacctccttactgttttccatagtggctgtatcaatttacattcccaccaacagtgcaagaaggttcccttttctccacaccctctccagcattaattgtttgtagattttttgatgatggccattctgactggtgtgaggtgatacctcattgtagttctgatttgcatttctctattgattagtgatattgagcatcctttcatatgtttgttggcaatctgtatatcttctttggagagatgtctgtttaggtattctgcccatttttgggttgggttgtttatttattttatttttttgatattgatgtgcatgagcagcttgtatattctggagattaatccttgtcccttggttcatttgctaatatttctcccattctgagggttttctttttcatcttgtttatggtttgctttactgtgcaaaagcttttaagtttcattaggtcccatttgtttatttttgtttttaattccctttctctaggaagggggtcaaaaagggtcgtgctgtgatttatgtcaagagtgttctgcctatgttttcctctaagagttttatactatctggtcttacatttaggtctttatccattttgagtttatctttgtgtgcggtgttagggagtgttctaatttcattcttttacatgtagctgtccaattttcatAGCTCCACTTATTGacaagactgtcttttctccattgtatattcttgcctcctttatcaaagataaggtgaccatatgtgtgtgggtttatctctgagctttctatcctgttccattgatctatatttctggttttgtgccagtaccattctgtcttgattattgtagcttcatagtatagtctgaagtcagggaacctgattcatccacctacatttttcttcctcaagatggctttggctatacggggtcttttgtgtttccatgcaaattgtgaaattttttgatctagttctgtgaaaaatgccattggtatacagattgcattgaatctctagattgcttttggtagtatagtcattttcacaataatgattcttccaatccaagaacatggtatatctctccatctatttgtatcatctttaatttctttcatcagtgtcttacagtttcctgcacacaggtcttttgtctcattacataggtttattcctaggaattttatttgttttgttgcaatggtaaatgggagtgcttccttaatttctctttcagatttttcataattagtgtataggaatgctagagatttctgtgcattaattttgtatcctgctactttatcaaatttgttgattagctctggtagttttctgctagcatctttaggattctctgtgtatagtctgcaagtagtgacagttttacttattttccgatttggatttcttttctttctttttcttgtctgattgctgtgcctaagaCTTCCAaacatatgttgaataatagtggtgagaatggggaaccctgtcttgtttctgatcttagtggaaatggtttctgtttttcaccattgcgaacaatgttatctgtgggtttgtcatatatggcctttcttatgtttaGGTACATTCCTTctctgcctgctttctggaggatttttatcataaatggttatTGAACTTtgtagaaagctttttctgcatctattgagatgattatatggtttttctccttcagtttgttaatatggtatatcacgttgatagatttgcgtatattgaagaatccttgcattcctgagataaatcccacttgatcgtggtgtatgatacttttaatgtgctgttggattctatttgctagtattttgttgaggatttttgcatctatgttcatcagtgatattgtcctgtagttttccttttttgtgacatctttatctggttttggtatcagggtattcgcaacctcgtagaatgagtttgggagtgttcttccctctgctgtattttggaaaactctgagaagtataggtgttagctcttctctaaatgtttggtagaattcacctgtgaagccatctggtcctgggcttttgtttgttagaaggtttttaatcacagtttcaacttagtgcttgtgattggtctgtgtatattttctgttccttcctggCTCAGTttcggaaagttgtgcttttctaggaatttgtccatttcttccaggttgtccattttattggcatatacttgatTGTattagtctctcatgatcctttgtgtttctgcagtgtcagtggttacttctcctttttcatttctaattctattgatttgagtcttctccttttttttgatgaatctggctaatggcttatcaattttgtttatcttctgaaagaaccagtttttagttttattgatctttgctattgttgccttcatttctgatctgatctttatgatttctttccttctgctaactttgaggggtttttgttcttctttctttaattgctttaggtgtaaggttaggttgttgatttgagatgtttcttgtttcttgaggtaggattgtgttgctataaacttccctcttagaactgcttttgctgaatcccataggttttgggttgtaaagttttcattgccatttgtttctaggtatcttttgacttcctctttgtcttctttagtgatctcttggttatttagtagtgtattgtttaggctccatgtgtttgtactttttacctatttttcctgtaattgatatctagttccatagtgttatggtcagaaaagatacttgataccttTTCAGTTGTCCttcatttaccaaggcttgatttgtgaccccagatatgatctatcctggagaatgttccatgaacacttgagaagaaagtgtattgtgttgttcttgGGTGGAAtatcctacaaatatcaattaagtccatttgtttaatgtgtcatttaaacttgtgtttccttatttattttcattttggttgatctgtccctTAGTGGAAGTGTGGTGTTGAAGTccactactattattgtgttactactgatttccccttttatggctgttagcatttgccttatgtattgaggtgctcctatgttgggtgcataggtatttgcaattgttatattgacttcttggattgatgccttgatcattaggtagtgtccttctttgtctcttgtaatagtctttattttaaagtctattttgagaAGACCTTCaggatggtggaagagtaagacgtggagattaCCTTACTCCCCACAGGTA from Lagenorhynchus albirostris chromosome X, mLagAlb1.1, whole genome shotgun sequence includes the following:
- the ABCB7 gene encoding iron-sulfur clusters transporter ABCB7, mitochondrial isoform X1; translated protein: MALLAIPSWGWAAAAAAFEKRRHAVIQIRPLVSVWGPGPQWRSRQLGGSGTAGISQISESLRHTTWQRLGKGNSRQLLDATRVLQVWPLIEKRTCWHGHAGGGLHTDPKEGLKDVDTQKIIKAMLSYVWPRDRPDLRARVAISLGFLGGAKAMNIVVPFMFKYAVDSLNQMSGNMLNLSDAPNTVATMATAVLIGYGVSRAGAAFFNEVRNAVFGKVAQNSIRRIAKNVFLHLHNLDLAFHLNRQTGALSKAIDRGTRGISFVLSALVFNLLPIMFEVTLVSGVLYYRCGAQFALVTLGTLGAYTAFTVAVTRWRTRFRIEMNKADNDAGNAAIDSLLNYETVKYFNNENYEAQRYDGFLKTYETASLKSTSTLAMLNFGQSAIFSVGLTAIMVLASQGIVAGTLTVGDLVMVNGLLFQLSLPLNFLGTVYRETRQALIDMNTLFTLLKVDTRIKDKAMASPLQITPQTATVAFDNVHFEYIEGQKVLSGISFEVPAGKKVAIVGGSGSGKSTIVRLLFRFYEPQKGNIYLAGQNIQDVSLESLRRAVGVVPQDAVLFHNTIYYNLLYGNINASPEEVYAVAKLAGLHDAILRMPHGYDTQVGERGLKLSGGEKQRVAIARAILKDPPVILYDEATSSLDSITEETILGAMRDAVKHRTSVFIAHRLSTVVDADEIIVLDQGKVAERGTHHGLLANPGSIYSEMWHTQSSHVQNHGNPKWDAKKENVSKEEERMKLQEEIVNSVKGCGNCSC
- the ABCB7 gene encoding iron-sulfur clusters transporter ABCB7, mitochondrial isoform X2, with protein sequence MALLAIPSWGWAAAAAAFEKRRHAVIQIRPLVSVWGPGPQWRSRQLGGSGTAGISQISESLRHTTWQRLGKGNSRQLLDATRVLQVWPLIEKRTCWHGHAGGGLHTDPKEGLKDVDTQKIIKAMLSYVWPRDRPDLRARVAISLGFLGGAKAMNIVVPFMFKYAVDSLNQMSGNMLNLSDAPNTVATMATAVLIGYGVSRAGAAFFNEVRNAVFGKVAQNSIRRIAKNVFLHLHNLDLAFHLNRQTGALSKAIDRGTRGISFVLSALVFNLLPIMFEVTLVSGVLYYRCGAQFALVTLGTLGAYTAFTVAVTRWRTRFRIEMNKADNDAGNAAIDSLLNYETVKYFNNENYEAQRYDGFLKTYETASLKSTSTLAMLNFGQSAIFSVGLTAIMVLASQGIVAGTLTVGDLVMVNGLLFQLSLPLNFLGTVYRETRQALIDMNTLFTLLKVDTRIKDKAMASPLQITPQTATVAFDNVHFEYIEGQKVLSGISFEVPAGKKVAIVGGSGSGKSTIVRLLFRFYEPQKGNIYLAGQNIQDVSLESLRRAVGVVPQTILGAMRDAVKHRTSVFIAHRLSTVVDADEIIVLDQGKVAERGTHHGLLANPGSIYSEMWHTQSSHVQNHGNPKWDAKKENVSKEEERMKLQEEIVNSVKGCGNCSC
- the ABCB7 gene encoding iron-sulfur clusters transporter ABCB7, mitochondrial isoform X4, which gives rise to MALLAIPSWGWAAAAAAFEKRRHAVIQIRPLVSVWGPGPQWRSRQLGGSGTAGISQISESLRHTTWQRLGKGNSRQLLDATRVLQVWPLIEKRTCWHGHAGGGLHTDPKEGLKDVDTQKIIKAMLSYVWPRDRPDLRARVAISLGFLGGAKAMNIVVPFMFKYAVDSLNQMSGNMLNLSDAPNTVATMATAVLIGYGVSRAGAAFFNEVRNAVFGKVAQNSIRRIAKNVFLHLHNLDLAFHLNRQTGALSKAIDRGTRGISFVLSALVFNLLPIMFEVTLVSGVLYYRCGAQFALVTLGTLGAYTAFTVAVTRWRTRFRIEMNKADNDAGNAAIDSLLNYETVKYFNNENYEAQRYDGFLKTYETASLKSTSTLAMLNFGQSAIFSVGLTAIMVLASQGIVAGTLTVGDLVMVNGLLFQLSLPLNFLGTVYRETRQALIDMNTLFTLLKVDTRIKDKAMASPLQITPQTATVAFDNVHFEYIEGQKVLSGISFEVPAGKKVAIVGGSGSGKSTIVRLLFRFYEPQKGNIYLAGQNIQDVSLESLRRAVGVVPQDAVLFHNTIYYNLLYGNINASPEEVYAVAKLAGLHDAILRMPHGYDTQVGERGLKLSDYSWCHEGCGQTQNFCFHCTQIVNSC